From Pseudomonas sp. stari2:
CAACGCGATTCGCAACGCTGCGCAAACCCACACTGGCCAACGCCTCAAGGCCAGACTGGGTGAAGGCGAACTGCAAGTGCGCGTCGAGGACAATCACCTGACGCCCGTCACCCTTTCTTTACTGGACTGATCCATGCCGCGTTTTCTTGCTCCGCTGCTGTTGCTGTGCCTGGCCTTCAACGCCCACGCCGACAGTTACATCACACGCTTGCTGAACAAACCGGTGCCGGGCGGCGTAGCTGTCGTCGATCTGGGGAGCTCTGCGCAAGCGCCGAAAGCCACGTATCAGGGCAAACCGGTGCTGGTGGTCAAGGAACAGAACAACTGGCTGGCGATTGTCGGCATTCCGTTGACCGTCAAGCCCGGCACCCAGCAGATCAGCAGTGGCGGCAAGAATTTGAACTTCACCGTAGGCAACAAGAAGTACCCGGAACAGCACATCACGCTGAAGAACACTCAGCAGGTCAATCCGAACCCGGCGAACCTGAAGCGCATCGAGGGTGAGCTGGCCGAGCAGATCAAGGCCTACCGCAGTTTCAGTCCGAATACCCCGAGCAACCTGCTGCTGGACAAACCGGTCAACGGACCGTTGTCGAGCAAGTTTGGCGTGCGCCGTTTCTTCAACGGTGAAGAGCGCAACCCTCACGCAGGCCTCGACTTCGCGGTGCCGGCCGGCACGCCGATCAAGACCCCGGCAGCGGGCAAGGTGATCCTGATCGGCAATTACTTCTTCAATGGCAACACCGTGTTCGTCGACCACGGCCAGGGCTTCATCAGCATGTTCTGCCACATGTCGAAAATTGATGTGCAGAACGGCCAGCAACTGGCTCGCGGCGCGCTGGTGGGCAAGGTTGGCGCCACTGGTCGGGCGACCGGGCCGCACATGCACTGGAACGTCAGCCTGAACGATGCGCGAGTCGATCCGGCGATTTTCATTGGGGCTTTCCAGCCCTGATTTCAGACTGAACACCCTCCTACGGGGATTGCGCACGACGAATGGTCCGCGCAATCTCCGCCAACAATAGCCGCCATATCAAGAATAAAATCTCGGAAAAAACTGCTTTCCGGGTATTCCTCTCAATTTTTTTCGATTGCTTGCCATCCTCATCCCTCGCGGTTAGGGTTGAAGGCATGAAAACCTCTCACACCCTTATTCAGCTTCGCCAGCACCGCAGCCTGTGCCTCGTCAGCGCACGACTGCCGGGCTGAATCGCTGCGCCTCGTCCCAAGCTTCTCCCCGAACATTCGTTCCACCGGCAGGCCGCCTCTTTTCGGCCCAGACAATAAGGAATTTCCCGATGAGCATGCTCAAAGACCCGTCTTCGAAATACCGCGCGTTTCCTGTGATCAACCTGCCGGATCGCACCTGGCCGTCGAAAACCATCGATGCCGCGCCGATCTGGTGCAGCTCCGACCTGCGCGACGGCAACCAGTCGTTGATCGAGCCGATGGACGCGGTGAAAAAGCTGCGCTTCTGGAAAACCCTGGTGCAGGTGGGCGTGAAGGAAATCGAGGCGTCGTTCCCGGCGGCTTCGCAAACCGACTTCGACTTCGTGCGTACCCTGATCGAAGACGGCCACATCCCGGACGACACCACCATTCAGGTGCTGACCCAGGGTCGTGAAGACCTGATCGAGCGTACTTTCGAATCCCTGCGCGGGGCGAAGAAGGCGATTGTTCACCTGTACAACGCCACCTCCCCTTCTTTCCGTCGCATCGTGTTCAATCAGGACAAGGACGGGATCAAGGCCATCGCCGTGAACGCCGCCAAGCTGTTCGTGAAATACGCAGCCATGCAGCCGGACACCGAGTGGACCTTCGAATACTCGCCGGAAACCTTCAGCGCCACCGAGCTGGAGTTCGCCAAGGAAGTCTGTGACGCCGTGATCGAGGTCTGGAACCCGACGCCCGAGCACAAGATCATCCTCAACCTGCCGGCCACCGTTGAATGCGCGACCCCGAACGTCTACGCCGACCAGATCGAGTGGTTCCACCGCAACATCAACCGTCGTGACAGCGTGATCATCAGTCTGCACACCCACAACGACCGTGGCACTGGCGTGGCCGCCACCGAGCTGGGCCTGATGGCAGGCGCCGACCGCGTCGAAGGTTGCCTGTTCGGCAACGGCGAGCGCACCGGCAACGTCGACCTCGTCACCGTGGCACTGAACATGTATACCCAGGGCCTCGACCCGCAGCTGGACTTCTCCGATATCGACGGCGTGCGCAAAGTCGTCGAAGAGTGCAACCAGATTCAGGTTCACCCGCGTCACCCGTACGTCGGCGACCTGGTGCACACCGCGTTCTCCGGCTCCCACCAGGACGCGATCCGCAAGGGCTTCGCCCAGCAGAAACCGGACACCCTGTGGGAAGTGCCATACCTGCCGATCGACCCGGCCGACATCGGCCGCAGCTACGAGGCGGTGATCCGCGTCAACAGCCAGTCGGGCAAGGGCGGTATCGCCTACCTGCTGGAGCAGGAATACGGCATCAGCCTGCCGCGCCGCATGCAGATCGAGTTCAGCCAGGTCGTGCAGCGTGAAACCGATCGTCTGGGCCTGGAAATGACCGCCCAGCAGATCCACTCGCTGCTGCACACCGAGTACCTGCAAGCCAACACCCCTTATGCGCTGGTCAGCCATCGCCTGCAGGAAGAGAACGGCCACAGCGCCGTCGAAGTGGAAGTGGCGAGCAAGGGCCAGGGCGAAACCAACCTGCACTGGCGCGGCAAGGGCAACGGTGCGCTGGAAGCACTGGTGGCCGGCCTGCCGATTCCGGTGGAGATCATGGACTACAACGAACACGCCATCGGCGCGGGCACCAACGCCAAGGCAGCGGCTTACATCGAGCTGCG
This genomic window contains:
- the leuA gene encoding 2-isopropylmalate synthase, whose product is MSMLKDPSSKYRAFPVINLPDRTWPSKTIDAAPIWCSSDLRDGNQSLIEPMDAVKKLRFWKTLVQVGVKEIEASFPAASQTDFDFVRTLIEDGHIPDDTTIQVLTQGREDLIERTFESLRGAKKAIVHLYNATSPSFRRIVFNQDKDGIKAIAVNAAKLFVKYAAMQPDTEWTFEYSPETFSATELEFAKEVCDAVIEVWNPTPEHKIILNLPATVECATPNVYADQIEWFHRNINRRDSVIISLHTHNDRGTGVAATELGLMAGADRVEGCLFGNGERTGNVDLVTVALNMYTQGLDPQLDFSDIDGVRKVVEECNQIQVHPRHPYVGDLVHTAFSGSHQDAIRKGFAQQKPDTLWEVPYLPIDPADIGRSYEAVIRVNSQSGKGGIAYLLEQEYGISLPRRMQIEFSQVVQRETDRLGLEMTAQQIHSLLHTEYLQANTPYALVSHRLQEENGHSAVEVEVASKGQGETNLHWRGKGNGALEALVAGLPIPVEIMDYNEHAIGAGTNAKAAAYIELRVNGERAVHGVGIDENITTASFKALFSALNRSLSQPEAKAA
- a CDS encoding peptidoglycan DD-metalloendopeptidase family protein, producing the protein MPRFLAPLLLLCLAFNAHADSYITRLLNKPVPGGVAVVDLGSSAQAPKATYQGKPVLVVKEQNNWLAIVGIPLTVKPGTQQISSGGKNLNFTVGNKKYPEQHITLKNTQQVNPNPANLKRIEGELAEQIKAYRSFSPNTPSNLLLDKPVNGPLSSKFGVRRFFNGEERNPHAGLDFAVPAGTPIKTPAAGKVILIGNYFFNGNTVFVDHGQGFISMFCHMSKIDVQNGQQLARGALVGKVGATGRATGPHMHWNVSLNDARVDPAIFIGAFQP